The Calypte anna isolate BGI_N300 chromosome 23, bCalAnn1_v1.p, whole genome shotgun sequence genome has a segment encoding these proteins:
- the SH3BGRL3 gene encoding LOW QUALITY PROTEIN: SH3 domain-binding glutamic acid-rich-like protein 3 (The sequence of the model RefSeq protein was modified relative to this genomic sequence to represent the inferred CDS: inserted 2 bases in 1 codon): MPGTAGPIGPRSHMQGGGGAAXDPSFPPSFPSQPLPSAGLSAGSGRDRSMSTLKVYSTSVTGSREIKSQQSEVTRILDGKNIKYELVDISQDNALREEMRAKAGNPKAIPPQIVNGDHYCGDYELFVEAVEQNTLQEFLKLA; encoded by the exons ATGCCCGGTACCGCCGGTCCCATTGGTCCCCGCAGTCACATGcagggcggcggcggggccgc cgatccttccttccctccctcttttccctcccaaCCTCTTCCATCCGCCGGGCTGAGCGCAGGGAGCGGCCGCGATCGCAGCATGAGCACGCTCAAGGTCTACAGCACCTCGGTCACCGGGTCCCGGGAG ATCAAATCGCAACAGAGTGAAGTAACCCGAATCTTGGATGGGAAAAACATCAAATATGAGCTGGTGGATATCTCCCAGGACAATGCTCTCCGGGAGGAGATGAGGGCAAAAGCAGGCAACCCCAAAGCCATCCCACCCCAGATCGTCAACGGGGACCACTACTGTGGG GATTATGAGCTCTTCGTGGAAGCAGTGGAACAAAACACCCTGCAGGAGTTCCTGAAGCTGGCCTGA
- the CEP85 gene encoding centrosomal protein of 85 kDa isoform X1 has protein sequence MAALEKHPDLRPQQNSPSDPSTGQKSNFLETDWKTPMLSEKFQSRVSRCPSVATSGDGGIGTSCSDSTEDFCNSSNGSTFQPIKTQVIIPTAHVMPSTLGASPSKLCSAGEQGPSQPTSNPAMPGSASEHAGLMRNGDFNAEKSSQVPPRDFLRPYGPSGKNSFEQSWHPVSDHMRTEDPWKFDTPAIERTLNQSLFSDSLCTDPLHRFQKFNPNSEAGKDHYYKVLPESKQGAGANGACEPQDGTWPSGSRLMPTGLQGNNFFSKPVTPSSGAWMQEPCTLHPHERLCELSAWKQQLEKVQLQIEQMQLQNGGVCHHPSVYSSLPCPDPAQWINILNSNENLLKERELLIDRQRQHISQLEQKLRESELQVHNALLGCPASYGDVYMLRMQELQRENAFLRAQFTEKTESLSKEKIELERKLAAAEVDTKLIRESLKETMQKHAEELKKQDERVKGRDKHINNLKKKCQKESEQNRERQQRIETLERYLADLPTLEDHQKQSQKLKESELKSAAMQETVLALETELGDLRAAFREQEMQLETQKHKELELLSTVRSLQDKVQQCVKNAERGSPAQDGERQKKENDALKKDCDCLRKIVDKQQKKMEQLSLQVKNLEDQVAQEEGASQALREEAMRRENGLQQLRTAVKELSVQNQDLIEKNLTLQEQLRQAELTTQPLPAETAQLAQELQAELATCLQDLQSVYSIVTQRAQGKDPNLSLLLGIHSVQYSAKEKDDLLGPDGLAKKLVEVKQLHKEVEDLRTAISDRYAQDMGDNCITQ, from the exons ATGGCTGCTCTTGAGAAGCATCCAGACCTGAGGCCCCAGCAGAACAGCCCATCAG atccCAGCACTGGTCAGAAGAGTAATTTCTTAGAGACTGATTGGAAGACACCAATGTTGTCTGAGAAGTTCCAGAGCCGTGTCAGCCGCTGCCCGAGCGTGGCCACCAGTGGGGATGGGGGCATTGGGACCTCCTGCTCAGACAGCACAGAAG aCTTTTGCAATTCCAGTAACGGTTCCACATTCCAGCCCATCAAAACCCAAGTGATCATCCCAACAGCCCATGTAATGCCTTCTACCTTGGGTGCCTCACCCTCcaagctgtgctctgcaggagagCAGGGCCCTTCACAGCCTACTTCAAACCCTGCTATGCCAGGATCTGCTTCTGAACATGCAGGGCTCATGAGAAATGGAGACTTTAATGCTGAGAAGTCATCTCAGGTGCCACCCAGGGATTTCTTACGTCCCTATGGGCCTTCAGGGAAAAATAGTTTTGAGCAATCCTGGCATCCTGTTTCTGATCACATGAGAACAGAAGATCCTTGGAAGTTTGACACTCCTGCCATCGAGCGCACCCTTAACCAGTCTCTCTTTTCAGATAGCTTGTGCACTGACCCTCTTCACAGGTTCCAGAAGTTCAATCCAAACTCTGAGGCAGGAAAGGACCATTATTATAAGGTGCTGCCAGAAAGTAAGCAAGGAGCTGGAGCTAATGGAGCCTGTGAGCCTCAGGATGGAACGTGGCCAAGTGGGAGCAGGCTGATGCCGACGGGACTCCAGGGcaacaatttcttttcaaaacctgTAACTCCTTCATCTGGAGCCTGGATGCAAGAACCCTGCACTCTGCATCCACATGAGAGGCTCTGTGAGCTCAGTGCTTggaaacagcagctggaaaaagtGCAATTGCAAATAGAGCAAATGCAG TTACAAAATGGAGGTGTCTGCCACCATCCTTCTGTGTATTCTTCGTTGCCTTGCCCTGATCCAGCCCAGTGGATCAATATCCTGAACTCCAATGAAAACCTACTCAAGGAGAGAGAGCTTCTCATTGACAG acaaAGACAACACATATCCCAATTGGAGCAGAAACTCAGGGAGAGTGAGCTGCAGGTTCACAATGCCCTGCTTGGCTGTCCAGCATCCTACGGGGATGTCTACATGTTGAGGATGCAG gagctgcagcGGGAGAACGCATTTCTTCGAGCACAGTTCACTGAGAAAACTGAGTCCCTCAGTAAGGAAAAGATTGAACTGGAGAGAAAAttggctgctgcagaggtggATACAAAGCTGATCCGGGAGTCACTGAAGGAAACTATGCAGAAACATGCAGAGGAGTTAAAGAAACAGGATGAAAGG GTAAAGGGAAGAGACAAACACATTAATAACCTTaaaaagaaatgccagaaaGAATctgaacaaaacagagaaagacaACAGAGAATTGAGACCCTGGAACGATATTTGGCTGATCTGCCAACCCTTGAGGACCACCAGAAACAGAGTCAGAAG CTGAAGGAATCTGAACTGAAGAGTGCTGCTATGCAGGAAACAGTGCTGGCACTGGAAACTGAGCTTGGAGACCTCCGGGCTGCTTTCAGGGAGCAAGAGATGCAGTTAGAAACTCAAAAGCACAAAGAGCTGGAGCTTCTTTCCACTGTCCGCAG CTTGCAGGATAAGGTGCAGCAGTGTGTAAAGAATGCAGAGAGAGGATCCCCAGCTCAGGATggggagagacagaaaaaagaaaatgatgcTCTTAAGAAAGACTGTGACTGCCTGAGGAAG ATTGTGGACAAACAGCAGAAGAAGATGGAGCAGTTGTCATTGCAAGTAAAG AACTTGGAAGACCAGGTGGCCCAGGAAGAGGGGGCAAGCCAAGCTCTGAGAGAAGAGGCGATGAGAAGAGAAAATGGACTGCAGCAGCTCCGAACTGCTGTGAAAGAG CTTTCAGTACAGAATCAAGATCTCATTGAGAAGAACCTGACCCTTCAGGAACAGCTCCGTCAGGCAGAGCTAACaacccagcccctgcctgctgaGACAGCTCAGCtggcccaggagctgcaggctgagctGGCCACCTGCCTGCAGGATTTGCAGTCTGTCTACAGTATTGTCACTCAGAGGGCTCAGGGCAAGGACCCCaacctctctctgctcctgggcaTTCACT CTGTGCAGTACTCTGCTAAGGAGAAGGATGACTTGCTGGGCCCTGATGGACTTGCAAAGAAACTGGTGGAGGTAAAACAGCTTCATAAAGAGGTGGAGGACTTAAGGACAGCAATATCTGACAGATATGCTCAGGACATGGGAGACAACTGCATCACCCAGTAA
- the CEP85 gene encoding centrosomal protein of 85 kDa isoform X2, with amino-acid sequence MPSTLGASPSKLCSAGEQGPSQPTSNPAMPGSASEHAGLMRNGDFNAEKSSQVPPRDFLRPYGPSGKNSFEQSWHPVSDHMRTEDPWKFDTPAIERTLNQSLFSDSLCTDPLHRFQKFNPNSEAGKDHYYKVLPESKQGAGANGACEPQDGTWPSGSRLMPTGLQGNNFFSKPVTPSSGAWMQEPCTLHPHERLCELSAWKQQLEKVQLQIEQMQLQNGGVCHHPSVYSSLPCPDPAQWINILNSNENLLKERELLIDRQRQHISQLEQKLRESELQVHNALLGCPASYGDVYMLRMQELQRENAFLRAQFTEKTESLSKEKIELERKLAAAEVDTKLIRESLKETMQKHAEELKKQDERVKGRDKHINNLKKKCQKESEQNRERQQRIETLERYLADLPTLEDHQKQSQKLKESELKSAAMQETVLALETELGDLRAAFREQEMQLETQKHKELELLSTVRSLQDKVQQCVKNAERGSPAQDGERQKKENDALKKDCDCLRKIVDKQQKKMEQLSLQVKNLEDQVAQEEGASQALREEAMRRENGLQQLRTAVKELSVQNQDLIEKNLTLQEQLRQAELTTQPLPAETAQLAQELQAELATCLQDLQSVYSIVTQRAQGKDPNLSLLLGIHSVQYSAKEKDDLLGPDGLAKKLVEVKQLHKEVEDLRTAISDRYAQDMGDNCITQ; translated from the exons ATGCCTTCTACCTTGGGTGCCTCACCCTCcaagctgtgctctgcaggagagCAGGGCCCTTCACAGCCTACTTCAAACCCTGCTATGCCAGGATCTGCTTCTGAACATGCAGGGCTCATGAGAAATGGAGACTTTAATGCTGAGAAGTCATCTCAGGTGCCACCCAGGGATTTCTTACGTCCCTATGGGCCTTCAGGGAAAAATAGTTTTGAGCAATCCTGGCATCCTGTTTCTGATCACATGAGAACAGAAGATCCTTGGAAGTTTGACACTCCTGCCATCGAGCGCACCCTTAACCAGTCTCTCTTTTCAGATAGCTTGTGCACTGACCCTCTTCACAGGTTCCAGAAGTTCAATCCAAACTCTGAGGCAGGAAAGGACCATTATTATAAGGTGCTGCCAGAAAGTAAGCAAGGAGCTGGAGCTAATGGAGCCTGTGAGCCTCAGGATGGAACGTGGCCAAGTGGGAGCAGGCTGATGCCGACGGGACTCCAGGGcaacaatttcttttcaaaacctgTAACTCCTTCATCTGGAGCCTGGATGCAAGAACCCTGCACTCTGCATCCACATGAGAGGCTCTGTGAGCTCAGTGCTTggaaacagcagctggaaaaagtGCAATTGCAAATAGAGCAAATGCAG TTACAAAATGGAGGTGTCTGCCACCATCCTTCTGTGTATTCTTCGTTGCCTTGCCCTGATCCAGCCCAGTGGATCAATATCCTGAACTCCAATGAAAACCTACTCAAGGAGAGAGAGCTTCTCATTGACAG acaaAGACAACACATATCCCAATTGGAGCAGAAACTCAGGGAGAGTGAGCTGCAGGTTCACAATGCCCTGCTTGGCTGTCCAGCATCCTACGGGGATGTCTACATGTTGAGGATGCAG gagctgcagcGGGAGAACGCATTTCTTCGAGCACAGTTCACTGAGAAAACTGAGTCCCTCAGTAAGGAAAAGATTGAACTGGAGAGAAAAttggctgctgcagaggtggATACAAAGCTGATCCGGGAGTCACTGAAGGAAACTATGCAGAAACATGCAGAGGAGTTAAAGAAACAGGATGAAAGG GTAAAGGGAAGAGACAAACACATTAATAACCTTaaaaagaaatgccagaaaGAATctgaacaaaacagagaaagacaACAGAGAATTGAGACCCTGGAACGATATTTGGCTGATCTGCCAACCCTTGAGGACCACCAGAAACAGAGTCAGAAG CTGAAGGAATCTGAACTGAAGAGTGCTGCTATGCAGGAAACAGTGCTGGCACTGGAAACTGAGCTTGGAGACCTCCGGGCTGCTTTCAGGGAGCAAGAGATGCAGTTAGAAACTCAAAAGCACAAAGAGCTGGAGCTTCTTTCCACTGTCCGCAG CTTGCAGGATAAGGTGCAGCAGTGTGTAAAGAATGCAGAGAGAGGATCCCCAGCTCAGGATggggagagacagaaaaaagaaaatgatgcTCTTAAGAAAGACTGTGACTGCCTGAGGAAG ATTGTGGACAAACAGCAGAAGAAGATGGAGCAGTTGTCATTGCAAGTAAAG AACTTGGAAGACCAGGTGGCCCAGGAAGAGGGGGCAAGCCAAGCTCTGAGAGAAGAGGCGATGAGAAGAGAAAATGGACTGCAGCAGCTCCGAACTGCTGTGAAAGAG CTTTCAGTACAGAATCAAGATCTCATTGAGAAGAACCTGACCCTTCAGGAACAGCTCCGTCAGGCAGAGCTAACaacccagcccctgcctgctgaGACAGCTCAGCtggcccaggagctgcaggctgagctGGCCACCTGCCTGCAGGATTTGCAGTCTGTCTACAGTATTGTCACTCAGAGGGCTCAGGGCAAGGACCCCaacctctctctgctcctgggcaTTCACT CTGTGCAGTACTCTGCTAAGGAGAAGGATGACTTGCTGGGCCCTGATGGACTTGCAAAGAAACTGGTGGAGGTAAAACAGCTTCATAAAGAGGTGGAGGACTTAAGGACAGCAATATCTGACAGATATGCTCAGGACATGGGAGACAACTGCATCACCCAGTAA